One Aquarana catesbeiana isolate 2022-GZ linkage group LG06, ASM4218655v1, whole genome shotgun sequence genomic region harbors:
- the CEP20 gene encoding centrosomal protein 20 isoform X4, producing the protein MATVADLKTVLTDTLDKRGVLAQLKAQIHAEVFAALDDRSEPRPVLSHENLLINEMIREYLDFNKYKYTSSVLTAETGLSDIPLDRSFLGRELNFVEDANAQSV; encoded by the exons TCCTCACAGATACATTAGACAAGAGAGGTGTGTTAGCACAGCTTAAAGCACAGATTCATGCTGAGGTTTTTGCAGCTTTGGATGATCGGAGTGAGCCACggccagtgttgtcacatgagaatctTCTCATAAATGAAATGATCAGGGAATATTTGGATTTCAACAAGTACAAATACACCTCATCTGTCCTAACTGCAG AAACTGGATTGTCTGATATTCCACTGGATAGATCTTTTCTTGGCCGGGAGCTTAACTTTGTAGAAGACGCAAATGCTCAGTCTGTGTAA